The Antarcticibacterium sp. 1MA-6-2 genome has a window encoding:
- a CDS encoding DUF2290 domain-containing protein — translation MSFAKGKFEAELNDIEKLLRNIDFFEERNFYPSNDFDPSVYRKKNYLENWKSLISDNIYSFMLTDNSILNFKLDIDNRKISYTYYECPFKSLSYKEYLIDNDIDFEEDSKIFIDYYEVYLHQCEQKENPLMIRYDYDENSYFEGVHPASHLHVGHKNQVRLGLNKILTPKSFTSIILRQNYPAYWKTLIISKNTWREAFLKEKSALLDISSSHWKKLDKSEFHLN, via the coding sequence ATGTCGTTTGCGAAAGGAAAATTCGAAGCAGAATTGAACGATATAGAAAAATTACTACGGAATATCGATTTTTTCGAAGAGAGAAATTTTTATCCTAGTAATGACTTTGACCCCTCTGTATATCGAAAGAAGAATTATTTAGAGAATTGGAAATCTTTAATTTCAGATAACATATATAGCTTTATGCTAACTGATAATTCCATATTGAATTTTAAATTAGATATAGACAATAGAAAAATAAGTTACACATATTATGAATGCCCCTTTAAATCTTTATCATACAAGGAGTATTTAATTGATAATGATATTGATTTCGAAGAAGATAGTAAAATTTTTATTGATTATTACGAGGTTTACCTTCATCAATGTGAACAAAAGGAAAATCCTTTAATGATAAGATATGACTATGATGAAAATTCATATTTTGAAGGAGTGCATCCCGCTTCACATCTACATGTAGGTCATAAAAACCAGGTAAGATTGGGATTAAATAAAATACTTACTCCTAAATCATTCACAAGTATAATTTTAAGACAAAATTACCCAGCATATTGGAAAACATTAATCATTAGCAAGAACACCTGGCGGGAAGCATTTCTAAAGGAAAAATCAGCTCTTTTAGACATCAGTTCATCCCATTGGAAAAAGTTGGATAAATCAGAATTCCACTTGAATTAA
- a CDS encoding DEAD/DEAH box helicase, with protein sequence MKINSREKSYSSNPQALSFINHLKSNESKLDFVESNLYYDFPIFKDFDGDILISQLLIISKSHGIILVSFDDSKNTIKSIDGEFLIQEIEQLHSVIFSRLLRNRNLRKSKTELLFPITSFIFNTNLQADSQLEDLNCISNFSGLESFFEELNNNEISDSKYIELIATIEGANGLLKPKERPHLNDNTKKGLTATEIEKEINTFDEFQKKAFMNEIIGPERIRGLAGSGKTVVLALKAAITHLREPDANIVYTFYTKSLYQHIQRLITRFYRQYDDKDPDWNKLKIVHAWGNATNTGIYYEACEKNEVPFFSFSKAASKDPTHPFDYVCKSLLEVEELEKVYDYMFIDEGQDFPQSFIKLCLRICNKGRIVWAYDELQTIFQVKTPSIDTVLEGTEYKGLEEDIILYKCYRNPREVLVTAHAVGFGIYGEIVQMLDEKDYWNDIGYKVVEGEFKEGDQIIIERPQENSLETISKHFKKNEIVSFNSYRDFEEELTECVKNILDDLSNGLLPDDILVIVVDDRNAKSYLNNIQGLLAAHKIKSNNIHADKFSIKDFSMTNHVTLSTIHKAKGNEAYSVHVVGIDSLYSLKPTIRERNLMFTAMTRTKGWLSLSGVGKSADKWVKELTVALEKFPNIEFEYPSKRALNIMKRDMEAKATRKSKQAKMLDDLLSEMSPDEIKQFLEQREVNKKKK encoded by the coding sequence ATGAAAATAAATTCGAGAGAAAAATCGTATAGCTCTAATCCACAAGCACTTTCATTCATAAACCATTTAAAATCTAATGAAAGTAAATTGGATTTTGTAGAATCGAATTTATATTACGACTTTCCTATTTTTAAAGATTTCGATGGTGACATTCTCATTTCACAACTCCTAATCATCTCGAAAAGTCACGGAATAATACTAGTCTCATTTGATGATTCAAAAAACACTATAAAAAGTATAGACGGTGAATTTTTAATTCAGGAAATAGAACAACTTCATTCTGTCATCTTTAGTCGCTTATTGAGGAACAGGAATTTACGCAAATCTAAAACCGAACTTCTATTTCCCATTACTTCATTCATATTCAATACCAATTTACAAGCTGATAGTCAGTTAGAGGATTTAAATTGTATTTCAAACTTTTCTGGCTTGGAGAGCTTTTTTGAAGAGCTGAATAACAATGAAATTAGTGACTCAAAGTATATAGAGCTTATTGCTACTATTGAAGGTGCAAATGGACTATTAAAACCTAAAGAAAGACCGCATTTAAATGATAATACTAAAAAAGGACTTACAGCAACTGAAATTGAAAAAGAGATAAATACATTTGATGAGTTTCAGAAGAAGGCTTTTATGAATGAGATTATCGGTCCAGAAAGGATACGGGGTCTGGCTGGATCTGGAAAAACCGTAGTACTTGCTTTAAAAGCAGCTATTACACATTTAAGAGAGCCTGATGCTAATATTGTTTATACATTTTACACTAAGAGTTTATACCAACATATTCAAAGATTAATCACTCGATTTTATAGACAGTATGATGACAAAGATCCTGATTGGAACAAGTTAAAGATCGTTCATGCGTGGGGAAATGCTACAAATACAGGAATTTATTATGAAGCATGTGAAAAAAATGAAGTTCCCTTTTTCTCCTTTTCAAAAGCAGCTTCTAAGGATCCTACACACCCATTTGACTACGTCTGCAAATCCTTATTAGAAGTTGAAGAACTGGAAAAAGTTTATGATTATATGTTTATTGACGAAGGGCAAGATTTCCCTCAATCATTTATTAAGCTATGTCTAAGAATATGCAATAAAGGAAGAATAGTTTGGGCTTATGACGAACTCCAAACGATTTTTCAAGTAAAAACTCCCAGTATTGATACAGTTTTAGAAGGAACTGAATATAAAGGTCTGGAAGAAGACATAATTCTCTATAAATGCTATCGCAATCCTCGAGAAGTTTTGGTGACAGCTCATGCTGTAGGCTTTGGTATCTATGGTGAAATTGTTCAAATGCTAGATGAAAAGGACTACTGGAATGATATAGGTTATAAAGTAGTTGAAGGTGAGTTTAAGGAGGGAGATCAAATTATTATAGAAAGACCCCAAGAAAATTCATTAGAAACTATTTCTAAACATTTCAAAAAAAATGAAATCGTAAGTTTTAATTCTTATAGGGATTTTGAAGAAGAATTAACAGAATGTGTAAAGAACATTTTAGATGATTTATCTAATGGTCTCTTACCGGATGATATCTTAGTAATTGTGGTGGATGATAGAAATGCTAAATCTTATCTGAATAATATTCAAGGATTGTTAGCAGCACATAAAATTAAATCCAATAATATTCACGCAGACAAATTTAGTATTAAAGATTTTTCTATGACAAATCACGTAACCTTAAGCACCATTCATAAAGCAAAGGGCAACGAAGCCTATTCTGTACATGTTGTAGGAATCGATTCATTGTACTCACTAAAGCCTACTATTAGAGAACGAAATTTAATGTTTACTGCTATGACTAGGACAAAAGGGTGGTTATCACTAAGCGGTGTAGGAAAGTCAGCCGATAAGTGGGTTAAAGAACTGACTGTGGCTTTAGAGAAGTTCCCAAATATAGAATTTGAGTATCCTAGTAAAAGGGCTCTTAACATTATGAAAAGAGATATGGAAGCAAAAGCTACCAGAAAGAGTAAGCAGGCCAAAATGTTGGATGACTTGTTATCAGAAATGTCTCCTGATGAAATAAAACAATTTTTGGAGCAACGAGAAGTTAATAAAAAGAAGAAGTAG
- a CDS encoding SIR2 family protein has translation MEIKYLQNNLVQLKKAINQDRLVIFAGAGVSFDSGLPLGNNLLEKIKKKLNFDTQEDDPLKLAQLLHIEKGEKDYNEILKNLIFESCTTANPIHEILFTLNPQHIVTTNYDYFFEEIIDQDGLPFSIISKDQDLPYAEHKNLVIKYHGDFQNKNIVLKETDYLEYSKTNILKETFVKSLFSNKVILFVGYSFSDINLKILLREVQHLLKKHQQKSYLIIPDENVPNSEISYFNNFGINIINFDPNLFLDDYQKDKLSKKGQKVYSILNFLAKLEIFDHDYFLTEEADAENIIESAFQSLKRFEIFGVLPKIFIADLYPFNKAIKQPPDYNIIEDRILVFSKNVYEALLQGFSSEKELDDFTDKSFRIKKILLMSGINEIAYVDKPKSLGQFIPEDENIFRLSTRKTGINCKCFDCSLNRFEYQEIQKKQKAYRISSTTDIFEDLKYSYVLYEIGDYLNSFKAFQNLLQKSNKQRRFDISFLSKFNLVNLSKYLYRSYTANDEIEEDDYEKFKQVVDSINLDKELEKLKFFYDKDVYNLYKNLNNGKIVHRLCIEIDSLKFTTLETLDRIKGGGSGGKSFIELLNRMKELDNFLRVNHIIADNPYEVNHSFQKSIESLIIGYKLKNIPHISRGLNLGKPHLKCFNYWICVTIIRRSIPEILYKALRNWEIENIELCKSDRNKIFNQISQFLKNGYDNNKFFGGSRRSEMFNTNYQGKTTFKLVIDRQFSNICILLSYLDIEEENFISYIDSMTEFLRYIVFNETSDSLKYLNIFFLKKSHLFSQKNLNEILAIIYENYGLNNIFYTLLKNSKEETTLGFVDVNRVNFHVLNFSSTNLFPLLNNQQQKVYKENLRAEIEIKNGSYYLYFDAINNNIITEPEFIQKFKEDINSLLQLEIDNNSRNLIFYNHQIHLFLTLLFENKIDLSFLDLDKIHYKYYQFLFNLNNFPESDFDLNWLKYKRPKIIDDQVSNISFVYDKIEKYLLDNDDPEYRQIYFQLKKRQSRIAKLE, from the coding sequence TTGGAAATTAAGTATCTCCAAAATAATTTAGTTCAATTAAAAAAGGCTATTAATCAGGACAGATTAGTCATTTTTGCAGGAGCTGGAGTTTCATTTGATTCTGGTTTGCCTTTGGGAAATAATTTATTAGAAAAAATAAAGAAAAAATTAAACTTTGATACCCAAGAGGATGATCCATTAAAGTTAGCTCAATTATTACATATCGAAAAAGGTGAAAAAGATTATAATGAAATTCTCAAAAATTTAATTTTTGAATCTTGTACTACTGCAAATCCTATTCATGAAATATTATTTACATTAAATCCTCAACATATTGTAACCACAAATTATGACTATTTTTTTGAGGAAATTATAGATCAGGACGGCCTACCTTTTTCAATTATTTCAAAGGATCAGGATTTGCCCTATGCGGAACATAAAAATCTTGTAATTAAATATCATGGAGATTTTCAAAATAAAAATATTGTTCTCAAGGAAACCGATTATTTGGAGTATTCTAAAACAAATATTTTAAAAGAAACATTTGTAAAATCCTTATTTAGCAATAAAGTTATATTATTTGTTGGATACAGTTTTTCAGACATAAACTTGAAAATTTTACTTAGAGAAGTCCAACACTTATTAAAAAAACATCAGCAGAAATCTTATTTGATCATTCCCGATGAAAATGTGCCTAATTCCGAAATTTCTTATTTTAATAATTTTGGTATCAATATTATAAATTTTGATCCTAATCTTTTTTTAGACGATTATCAAAAAGATAAATTATCAAAAAAGGGCCAGAAGGTATATTCAATCCTAAATTTCTTAGCTAAACTAGAAATTTTTGATCATGATTATTTTTTGACGGAGGAAGCTGACGCTGAGAACATTATAGAATCTGCCTTTCAGTCGTTGAAGAGATTTGAGATTTTTGGTGTTCTTCCTAAAATATTTATAGCAGACTTATATCCCTTTAATAAAGCAATTAAACAACCCCCAGATTATAACATCATTGAGGATAGAATACTTGTCTTTAGTAAAAATGTTTATGAAGCTTTACTACAAGGATTTAGCAGTGAAAAAGAACTTGATGATTTTACCGATAAATCATTTCGCATTAAGAAAATTCTTTTAATGTCTGGAATTAATGAAATTGCATATGTAGACAAACCCAAATCCCTTGGACAGTTTATTCCCGAAGATGAAAATATATTTAGATTAAGTACAAGAAAAACTGGGATAAATTGTAAATGTTTTGACTGCTCCCTAAATCGGTTTGAATATCAAGAAATTCAGAAAAAACAGAAGGCTTATAGGATTTCGAGTACAACCGACATCTTTGAGGATTTAAAGTATTCATATGTTCTTTATGAAATTGGTGACTACCTTAATAGTTTTAAGGCCTTTCAAAATTTGCTCCAGAAGTCCAATAAACAGCGAAGGTTCGATATAAGCTTTCTTTCCAAATTCAATTTGGTTAATTTATCAAAATATCTTTATAGATCCTATACAGCAAATGATGAAATCGAAGAAGACGATTATGAGAAATTTAAACAGGTTGTAGATTCAATAAACTTAGATAAAGAACTTGAAAAACTGAAATTCTTTTATGACAAAGATGTATACAATCTTTATAAAAATTTAAATAATGGTAAAATTGTACATCGGCTTTGTATAGAAATAGACAGTTTGAAATTCACCACTTTAGAAACTTTGGACAGGATTAAAGGCGGCGGTTCTGGGGGTAAAAGCTTTATTGAATTATTGAATAGAATGAAGGAATTAGATAATTTTTTGAGAGTTAACCATATTATCGCTGATAATCCTTATGAAGTAAATCATTCATTTCAAAAATCAATCGAAAGTTTAATTATAGGTTACAAATTAAAAAATATTCCACACATCAGTCGAGGTTTAAATCTTGGGAAGCCTCATTTGAAATGTTTCAATTACTGGATCTGCGTTACTATTATTAGAAGATCCATTCCTGAAATATTATATAAAGCATTGCGAAATTGGGAAATAGAAAACATTGAACTCTGTAAAAGTGATAGGAATAAAATTTTTAATCAAATTTCTCAATTCTTAAAAAACGGCTATGACAATAATAAATTTTTTGGCGGCTCGCGAAGGAGTGAAATGTTCAATACTAATTACCAGGGAAAAACAACTTTTAAATTAGTTATTGATCGGCAGTTTAGTAATATATGTATTTTATTATCTTATTTGGACATAGAGGAAGAGAATTTCATTAGTTATATCGATTCAATGACAGAATTTTTGAGATATATTGTGTTTAATGAAACCTCAGATAGTTTAAAATATCTTAATATATTTTTCCTTAAGAAATCCCATTTATTTTCCCAAAAGAATCTGAATGAAATTTTAGCTATTATTTATGAGAATTATGGACTAAATAATATATTCTACACACTTTTAAAAAATTCGAAGGAAGAAACCACGCTTGGATTTGTGGATGTAAATAGAGTAAATTTCCATGTCCTAAATTTTAGCTCTACAAATTTATTTCCTCTTTTAAACAATCAACAGCAGAAGGTATACAAAGAAAATCTTAGAGCAGAAATTGAGATAAAAAATGGATCATATTATTTGTATTTTGATGCCATTAATAATAATATTATAACTGAACCTGAATTCATTCAAAAGTTTAAAGAGGACATTAATTCTCTATTACAACTAGAAATAGATAACAATAGCAGAAACTTAATTTTTTATAACCACCAAATACATTTATTTCTAACTTTATTATTTGAAAATAAAATTGATTTATCCTTTCTTGATTTAGATAAAATTCATTATAAATATTATCAATTCTTATTTAATTTAAATAATTTCCCAGAAAGTGATTTTGATTTAAATTGGTTAAAATATAAACGCCCTAAAATTATTGATGATCAGGTAAGTAATATTTCCTTTGTATATGATAAGATTGAAAAATATTTATTAGATAATGATGATCCTGAATATAGGCAGATATATTTTCAATTAAAGAAAAGGCAGAGTCGCATAGCGAAACTTGAATAG
- a CDS encoding helix-turn-helix domain-containing protein — MTTATKSNHIGRKIARIRELRGMKQETLAEELGISQQSVSHLEQSETVEEEKLEKIAKVLGVTKEVIEKFSEEAIFNNIQNNYEGSTINAGPTVNHHCTFNPLDKLVEAYEENKKLYERLVQAEKDKVAYLEKLNNNK, encoded by the coding sequence ATGACAACAGCTACTAAATCAAACCATATCGGCCGCAAGATTGCTCGTATACGAGAACTTCGTGGGATGAAACAGGAAACTCTTGCCGAGGAACTAGGCATTAGTCAACAAAGTGTTTCGCACCTGGAACAGAGTGAAACAGTAGAAGAAGAAAAGCTTGAAAAAATAGCGAAGGTTCTAGGAGTAACAAAGGAGGTTATTGAAAAGTTTTCCGAAGAAGCTATCTTTAACAACATCCAAAATAATTATGAAGGTTCAACCATTAATGCGGGTCCAACAGTAAACCACCATTGTACCTTTAATCCCTTGGATAAACTTGTAGAAGCTTATGAAGAAAATAAGAAACTCTATGAGCGCTTAGTTCAGGCGGAGAAGGATAAGGTTGCTTATTTGGAGAAATTAAATAATAATAAATAA
- a CDS encoding 3'-5' exonuclease, with protein MEYAQNFRADIKPFRDKEGIIEKLKFNQVIGVAKDGDLIISRTKAPLTTLLFVLLENNRKVNIHQDDVKDLFNELRFLFSKQELNTRFVYKNGYDFFEKVKERNIYFVQNKAKKMVNDSSKEEFIKEETEYIERRINFLQRQASIHVDVLTINELVKRIEGLVTESEDAIKLSTIHKAKGLENNRVFILDYDKLPLKKDNHKSWETIQENNLKYVALTRARESLFLVNTIKEDVETEEGNLFDELDDIW; from the coding sequence ATCGAATATGCACAAAACTTTAGAGCGGATATAAAACCTTTTAGAGATAAAGAAGGAATTATTGAAAAACTTAAATTTAATCAAGTTATTGGAGTCGCTAAAGATGGAGATTTAATAATCAGCCGAACAAAAGCACCCTTAACAACATTGCTTTTTGTCCTACTTGAGAATAATAGAAAAGTAAATATTCACCAGGATGATGTAAAAGACCTATTTAATGAACTCCGCTTTTTATTTTCCAAACAAGAATTAAATACAAGGTTTGTATATAAAAACGGTTATGATTTCTTTGAAAAAGTTAAAGAAAGGAATATTTATTTTGTTCAGAATAAAGCAAAAAAAATGGTGAATGATTCCTCAAAGGAAGAGTTTATAAAAGAAGAGACTGAATATATTGAAAGAAGAATAAATTTTTTACAAAGGCAAGCATCAATTCATGTGGATGTATTGACAATAAACGAGCTGGTAAAACGGATAGAAGGACTTGTTACTGAAAGTGAAGATGCAATTAAACTTTCTACTATACATAAAGCTAAAGGACTTGAAAATAACAGAGTTTTCATCTTGGATTATGACAAACTTCCTTTGAAAAAGGACAATCACAAATCTTGGGAAACGATCCAAGAAAACAATTTAAAATATGTTGCCTTAACACGAGCAAGAGAATCTTTATTTTTAGTAAATACTATTAAAGAAGATGTTGAAACTGAGGAAGGAAATTTATTTGATGAGTTAGATGATATATGGTAA
- a CDS encoding UvrD-helicase domain-containing protein: MTPTPEQEKIYNFIKFDSNHGIIDAVAGSGKTTTIIESIGFVEKSNSILFCAFNKSIRDEIQERISQKKNDNIVVKNLHQLGFEILKSNSELPYNVKTRKYNDLISRSIESYNKEAFFRYLKLYDINPEPENNFEKSQLNNYFNYFKNKLLDSVDKFRLTLEKNDFFKFKEMVIHFNIIDPNKTSEKILDSVIDILFKGTERLLEEGNKIATSHNTIDLTDMLYLPKVFEVYPIKKYDLLFVDECQDLSKAQLAVALKYVKKSGRVIAVGDPCQSIYGFTGADIESFS; the protein is encoded by the coding sequence ATGACACCAACACCTGAACAAGAAAAAATTTACAATTTCATAAAGTTTGATTCGAATCACGGAATTATAGATGCAGTTGCTGGTTCTGGAAAAACAACGACTATAATTGAGAGTATTGGCTTTGTTGAAAAAAGTAATTCAATTCTATTTTGTGCTTTTAATAAGAGCATTAGAGATGAAATTCAAGAAAGAATATCACAAAAAAAGAATGACAATATTGTTGTTAAAAACCTTCATCAACTTGGATTTGAAATTTTAAAATCAAATTCAGAACTTCCATATAATGTAAAAACTAGAAAATATAATGACTTAATATCTAGATCAATTGAAAGTTATAATAAGGAAGCATTCTTTCGCTACTTGAAATTATATGACATTAATCCTGAACCAGAAAACAATTTCGAAAAAAGCCAACTGAATAACTATTTCAATTATTTTAAGAATAAACTCCTTGATTCAGTTGACAAATTTAGGTTAACATTAGAAAAAAATGACTTCTTTAAATTTAAGGAGATGGTTATTCATTTCAACATAATTGACCCAAACAAAACAAGCGAAAAAATTCTAGACTCAGTTATCGATATATTATTTAAAGGCACAGAAAGACTTTTAGAGGAAGGAAATAAAATTGCTACAAGCCATAATACAATTGATTTAACTGATATGCTTTACTTACCAAAAGTTTTTGAAGTTTACCCCATTAAAAAGTACGATTTACTCTTTGTTGACGAATGTCAAGATCTATCGAAAGCTCAATTAGCAGTGGCCTTAAAATATGTGAAAAAATCTGGTCGGGTCATTGCAGTTGGTGATCCTTGTCAATCGATTTATGGATTTACTGGAGCAGACATTGAATCTTTTAGCTAG